Proteins encoded together in one Thermomonospora curvata DSM 43183 window:
- a CDS encoding RecB family exonuclease has protein sequence MAEQLGLEGMPQRLYPCTPSRLNTWLECPRRYRMTYLDRPAPPKGPPWAHNSLGLSVHNALASWWRLPLPERTPEAAGTLLLRGWIAEGFRDAAQSAAWRERARRWVERYTGGLDPVAEPVGVERTVAVKTLRIALQGRIDRLDDRDGQLVVVDYKTGRREPTADDARTSLALGGYAVAAAHVLRRPCRRVELHHLPSGTVAAWEHTAESLQRHIDRAEQIAAEASAADEAYRTGPAPAASVRFDLADEQAQRAYHEPFDEVFPPRTGPLCAWCDFNRVCPEGRRTAPAKDPWAAVTAAEDEEGPASPADSA, from the coding sequence GTGGCCGAGCAGCTCGGCCTGGAGGGCATGCCGCAGCGGCTGTACCCGTGCACGCCGTCGCGGCTGAACACCTGGCTGGAATGCCCCCGGCGCTACCGGATGACCTATCTGGACCGTCCCGCACCGCCCAAGGGGCCGCCGTGGGCGCACAACAGCCTGGGCCTGAGCGTGCACAACGCGCTGGCCTCCTGGTGGCGGCTGCCGCTTCCGGAGCGCACCCCCGAGGCGGCCGGGACGCTGCTGCTGCGCGGCTGGATCGCCGAGGGCTTCCGGGACGCCGCGCAGTCGGCCGCCTGGCGGGAACGCGCCCGCCGGTGGGTCGAGCGGTACACCGGCGGCCTGGACCCCGTCGCCGAGCCGGTGGGCGTGGAACGCACGGTGGCCGTCAAGACCCTTCGCATCGCGCTGCAGGGCCGCATCGACCGGCTGGACGATCGGGACGGGCAGCTGGTGGTGGTCGACTACAAGACCGGGCGGCGCGAGCCCACCGCCGACGACGCCCGCACCTCCCTGGCCCTGGGCGGCTACGCGGTCGCCGCCGCCCATGTGCTGCGCCGCCCCTGCCGCCGGGTCGAGCTGCACCACCTGCCCTCCGGCACGGTCGCCGCCTGGGAGCACACCGCCGAGTCGCTGCAGCGCCACATCGACCGCGCCGAGCAGATCGCCGCCGAGGCGTCCGCGGCCGATGAGGCCTACCGGACCGGCCCGGCGCCCGCCGCCTCCGTCCGCTTCGACCTTGCCGACGAGCAGGCCCAGCGCGCCTACCACGAGCCCTTCGATGAGGTCTTCCCGCCGCGCACCGGCCCGCTGTGCGCCTGGTGCGACTTCAACCGGGTCTGCCCCGAGGGGCGCCGGACGGCCCCGGCCAAGGACCCCTGGGCCGCCGTGACCGCCGCAGAGGACGAGGAGGGTCCGGCTTCTCCGGCGGATTCGGCGTGA
- a CDS encoding CPBP family intramembrane glutamic endopeptidase, translating to MDEVDTGGWAPPDPALTGGPGEPSGEASPAHGRPDPARPPGAAVPPHGAWPAAQGAAADEQPPYGPVPYGPAPYAAPYGRPPAPQPWIVEAPEGTPYHQMARTAVQRWWRPVAGTAAIALTGMAALMAVTFAWLIAVAAGTGTPLMEVIGRIGGPDDPMLGSLNAELAFTLLSVAVFLPFILLAAPVFQRRRPGTLSSVAGRLRLRWMAVCAGLAVLTGVVGVVFSWAAGVMVDDPVTEGGAWVGWSSFLPTLLIVVLLVPFQSAAEEYFFRGWLLQAIGSCTLQDRTAPLARKLSVVFRTPWPAICAGGLAFAAGHGYTGWGVVDIFGFAVIAGWVTVRTGGLEAAIAVHVVNNVGAFLIPAAVGRLSLEQGAVPLPYVVADLLPLLLYAACVDRLARRRRVQTVTAASG from the coding sequence GTGGACGAAGTGGACACCGGCGGCTGGGCGCCGCCCGACCCGGCGCTGACGGGCGGTCCGGGGGAGCCATCCGGTGAAGCCTCGCCCGCGCACGGCCGGCCCGACCCGGCCCGGCCGCCGGGGGCCGCCGTCCCGCCCCACGGGGCCTGGCCTGCGGCCCAGGGCGCCGCTGCAGACGAGCAGCCGCCATATGGGCCCGTTCCGTATGGCCCCGCCCCGTATGCGGCGCCGTACGGGCGGCCGCCGGCCCCGCAGCCGTGGATCGTGGAGGCACCCGAGGGGACCCCCTACCACCAGATGGCCCGCACCGCGGTGCAGCGCTGGTGGCGGCCGGTGGCGGGCACCGCGGCGATCGCGCTGACGGGAATGGCCGCGCTGATGGCCGTCACGTTCGCGTGGCTGATCGCCGTGGCGGCGGGCACCGGCACCCCCTTGATGGAGGTCATCGGCCGGATCGGCGGCCCGGATGACCCCATGCTGGGCAGCCTCAACGCCGAACTGGCCTTCACCTTGCTCAGCGTGGCGGTCTTCCTGCCGTTCATCCTGCTGGCCGCCCCGGTGTTCCAGCGCCGCCGCCCCGGCACCCTGTCCTCGGTGGCCGGCCGGCTGCGCCTGCGGTGGATGGCGGTGTGCGCCGGGCTGGCGGTGCTGACCGGCGTGGTGGGGGTGGTCTTCTCCTGGGCGGCGGGCGTCATGGTGGACGACCCCGTCACCGAGGGGGGCGCCTGGGTCGGCTGGTCGTCCTTCCTGCCGACGCTGCTGATCGTGGTGCTGCTGGTGCCGTTCCAGTCGGCCGCCGAGGAGTACTTCTTCCGCGGCTGGCTGCTGCAGGCCATCGGAAGCTGCACGCTGCAGGACCGCACCGCTCCTCTGGCCCGCAAACTGAGCGTGGTGTTCCGCACGCCCTGGCCGGCGATCTGCGCCGGCGGGCTGGCCTTCGCGGCCGGGCACGGCTACACCGGCTGGGGAGTGGTGGACATCTTCGGCTTCGCGGTCATCGCCGGCTGGGTGACGGTGCGCACCGGCGGGCTGGAGGCGGCCATCGCCGTCCACGTCGTCAACAACGTGGGGGCCTTCCTGATCCCGGCGGCGGTGGGGCGGCTCAGCCTGGAGCAGGGCGCGGTGCCCCTGCCGTATGTGGTGGCGGACCTGCTGCCGCTGCTGCTGTACGCCGCCTGTGTCGACAGGCTGGCCCGGCGGCGCCGCGTGCAGACCGTCACCGCCGCGAGCGGCTGA
- a CDS encoding sec-independent translocase has protein sequence MFDVGLGEMVVLVVLALVIFGDRLPSVAAQAGRALRQVRTMADNAKRDLQEGLGPEFKDFDLADLNPKTFVRKHLLEDLDDPSTGRYKFSEPSHATSSSTPDGELGYGERPPYDPDAT, from the coding sequence GTGTTCGACGTCGGACTCGGCGAGATGGTGGTGCTCGTCGTGCTGGCCCTGGTCATCTTCGGCGACCGGCTGCCGTCGGTGGCGGCCCAGGCCGGGCGGGCACTGCGCCAGGTGCGGACCATGGCCGACAATGCCAAGCGCGACCTGCAGGAAGGACTCGGACCGGAGTTCAAGGACTTCGATCTGGCCGACCTGAACCCCAAGACGTTCGTCCGCAAGCATCTGCTGGAGGACCTCGACGATCCCTCCACCGGCCGCTACAAGTTCTCAGAGCCGTCGCACGCGACCAGCTCCAGCACCCCGGACGGCGAACTCGGCTACGGGGAGCGGCCGCCCTACGATCCCGACGCCACCTGA
- a CDS encoding NUDIX hydrolase translates to MRTVRCVGAIARDETGRLLAIRRGKPPGEGLWSLPGGRVEPGESDAAAVARELREETGLQARVGPPVGTVLRPGPGEVIYEIHDYLVEVVGGTLRAGDDAADARWVTAAELRALPTTSGLVELLTEWGLLEP, encoded by the coding sequence GTGAGGACGGTGCGTTGCGTGGGGGCGATCGCCCGGGACGAGACCGGCCGGCTGCTGGCGATCCGCCGCGGCAAGCCGCCGGGTGAGGGGCTGTGGTCGCTGCCGGGCGGACGGGTGGAGCCCGGCGAGTCCGACGCCGCCGCGGTGGCGCGGGAGCTGCGGGAGGAGACCGGCCTGCAGGCCCGCGTCGGCCCGCCGGTCGGGACGGTGCTCCGGCCGGGGCCGGGCGAGGTGATCTACGAGATCCACGACTACCTGGTGGAGGTGGTGGGCGGGACGCTGCGCGCAGGCGACGACGCGGCCGACGCCCGCTGGGTCACCGCCGCGGAGCTGCGCGCCCTGCCCACCACGTCGGGGCTGGTGGAGCTCCTCACCGAGTGGGGCCTGCTGGAGCCCTGA
- a CDS encoding DUF1003 domain-containing protein, with amino-acid sequence MSRQRLDQPLEQRRTLLPRPHYDPESFGRLSERIARFLGTARFLVYMTAFVSVWIGWNVLAPPSLRFDEYPFIFLTLMLSLQASYAAPLILLAQNRQDDRDRVQYEQDRARGERAAADTEYLTREIAALRMAMGEVATRDFLRSELHQMLKELDLRHNGHREGRRVPPESGYAPHGL; translated from the coding sequence ATGAGCAGGCAGCGCCTCGACCAGCCGCTGGAGCAGCGACGCACGCTGCTGCCCCGCCCGCACTATGACCCGGAGTCCTTCGGCCGGCTGTCGGAGCGGATCGCCCGGTTCTTGGGCACCGCCCGCTTCCTGGTCTACATGACGGCGTTCGTGAGCGTGTGGATCGGCTGGAACGTGCTGGCCCCGCCGTCGCTGCGGTTCGACGAGTACCCGTTCATCTTCTTGACGCTGATGCTGTCGCTGCAGGCCTCCTATGCCGCGCCGCTGATCCTGCTGGCGCAGAACCGCCAGGACGACCGCGACCGCGTCCAGTACGAGCAGGACCGGGCGCGGGGCGAGCGCGCCGCGGCCGACACCGAGTACCTCACCCGGGAGATCGCCGCGCTGCGCATGGCGATGGGCGAGGTCGCCACCCGCGACTTCCTGCGTTCAGAGCTGCACCAGATGCTCAAGGAGCTGGATCTGCGGCACAACGGGCACCGGGAGGGCCGCCGGGTGCCGCCGGAGAGCGGCTACGCCCCGCACGGCCTGTGA
- a CDS encoding DUF6758 family protein, whose translation MRADPTCPRCGGSLRPPGIWSSDWICAAHGAVLPRQPARRPSREGLTVALRDARVPLWTPWPLPVGWLVTGFLDVGDERSGARALATALSGPGLLQGPADMLVIAEEPGVGLGAHFAGLDGFDGGGAGDDTPPHAKIGIRTSGERPHQVPLWVIDGAPDRAVYIGEAMGNWLWIVLWPAETGVLVLEELQLLDLREPGMDLDLPYGAFCPRLRQ comes from the coding sequence GTGAGGGCCGACCCCACCTGTCCGCGGTGCGGCGGGTCGTTGCGCCCGCCGGGGATCTGGTCGAGCGACTGGATCTGCGCCGCGCACGGCGCCGTGCTGCCCAGGCAGCCCGCTCGGCGGCCGTCCCGCGAAGGACTGACCGTCGCCCTGCGCGATGCCCGGGTGCCGCTGTGGACGCCCTGGCCGCTGCCGGTGGGCTGGCTGGTCACCGGTTTCCTGGACGTGGGGGATGAGCGCAGCGGAGCGCGCGCCCTGGCGACGGCCCTGTCCGGGCCGGGCCTGCTGCAGGGCCCGGCGGACATGCTGGTGATCGCCGAGGAGCCCGGGGTGGGCCTGGGCGCCCACTTCGCCGGGCTGGACGGCTTCGACGGCGGGGGAGCCGGCGACGACACCCCGCCGCACGCCAAGATCGGGATCCGCACCTCGGGCGAGCGTCCCCACCAGGTGCCGCTGTGGGTCATCGACGGCGCCCCCGACCGGGCGGTCTACATCGGTGAGGCCATGGGGAATTGGCTGTGGATCGTGCTGTGGCCGGCCGAGACCGGGGTGCTGGTCCTGGAGGAGCTGCAACTGCTCGACCTGCGCGAACCCGGCATGGACCTCGACCTGCCCTATGGCGCCTTCTGCCCCCGGCTGCGGCAGTAG
- a CDS encoding magnesium transporter MgtE N-terminal domain-containing protein — protein sequence MSAPTRVFIARLAGIAVFDPAGDQVGRVRDVVVALRLGRRPPRVLGLVVEVQPRRPVFLPITRVTTVEADQIVFDGRLNMRRFQQRASETLVIAEMLDRTVQLADTGETVSVVDVAMEPTRARDWLLSKVAVRRGGGRGLRRRRGELLVVDWEAITGLSAVEHGQGAAGLLAAFEQLKPADLANLIHELPTKRRDEVAAALDDERLADVLGELPEDEQIEILGKLGLERAADVLDAMNPDDAADLLGEMPAEQRERLLTLMEPEEAAPVRRLLTYPEHTAGGLMTTDPVILPPDATVAEALALIRNPELDPALAAQVYVCRPPTATPTGRYLGTVHFQRLLREPPSFLVSGLVDTELAPLRPTLSLEAVAAFLATYNLVAAPVVDEDGHLLGTVSVDDVLDHLLPEDWRERVLETAADEPTDPEEEALRRPAQDGMPHEDRQETR from the coding sequence TTGAGCGCTCCGACGCGGGTGTTCATCGCCCGGCTCGCCGGGATCGCCGTGTTCGACCCGGCCGGTGACCAGGTGGGCCGGGTCCGGGACGTGGTGGTGGCGCTGCGGCTCGGGCGCCGGCCGCCGCGGGTGCTCGGGCTGGTGGTGGAGGTGCAGCCGCGCCGCCCGGTGTTCCTGCCGATCACCCGGGTGACCACCGTGGAGGCCGACCAGATCGTCTTCGACGGGCGGCTCAACATGCGCCGCTTCCAGCAGCGCGCCTCGGAGACCCTGGTGATCGCCGAGATGCTGGACCGCACCGTCCAGCTGGCCGACACCGGTGAGACGGTGTCGGTGGTGGACGTGGCGATGGAGCCGACCCGGGCCCGGGACTGGCTGCTGTCGAAGGTCGCGGTGCGGCGCGGCGGCGGCCGGGGGCTGCGGCGGCGCCGCGGCGAGCTGCTGGTGGTGGACTGGGAGGCGATCACCGGGCTGTCGGCGGTGGAGCACGGGCAGGGCGCCGCCGGGCTGCTCGCCGCGTTCGAGCAGCTCAAGCCCGCCGACCTGGCCAACCTGATCCACGAGCTGCCCACCAAGCGGCGCGATGAGGTGGCCGCGGCGCTGGACGATGAACGGCTGGCCGACGTGCTGGGGGAGCTGCCCGAGGACGAGCAGATCGAGATCCTCGGCAAGCTGGGGCTGGAGCGGGCCGCCGACGTGCTGGACGCCATGAACCCCGACGACGCCGCCGACCTGCTCGGGGAGATGCCGGCCGAACAGCGCGAACGGCTGCTGACCTTGATGGAGCCGGAGGAGGCGGCGCCAGTGCGGCGGCTGCTGACCTACCCTGAGCACACCGCCGGCGGGCTGATGACCACCGACCCGGTGATCCTGCCGCCGGACGCCACCGTGGCCGAGGCCCTGGCGCTCATCCGCAACCCCGAGCTGGACCCCGCGCTGGCCGCCCAGGTGTATGTGTGCCGGCCGCCCACCGCCACCCCCACCGGCCGTTACCTGGGCACCGTGCACTTTCAGCGGCTGCTGCGCGAACCCCCCTCCTTCCTGGTCAGCGGGCTGGTGGACACCGAGCTGGCGCCGCTGCGGCCGACGCTGTCGCTGGAGGCGGTGGCCGCCTTCCTGGCCACCTACAACCTGGTCGCCGCCCCCGTGGTGGACGAGGACGGGCATCTGCTCGGCACGGTCAGCGTCGACGACGTGCTGGACCACCTGCTGCCCGAGGACTGGCGGGAGAGGGTGCTGGAGACCGCCGCCGACGAGCCCACCGACCCCGAAGAGGAGGCCCTGCGCCGGCCCGCCCAGGACGGGATGCCGCACGAAGACAGGCAGGAGACCCGATGA
- a CDS encoding MBL fold metallo-hydrolase, which translates to MEARIERVTSKGKCTVDDVEYKVESNTYIVGDDEEVIVIDPAHDAEAILKKVGDREVMAVICTDGLDAHLNCVLEVAAAGDDDPDNWAPIALHRGDRILWRDYFAQLAKDEEDEEDAKALRSLEPDIWLEDGGTFEIAGVQLDVIHTPGHTPGSVVIYCEQLGVLFSGDTLHRGRPGSVGGVFTDLRRQLNSLGSLLTPLPKDTRVLPGQGKETTVGDEEIRWESWGALAQESDG; encoded by the coding sequence GTGGAAGCGCGCATCGAACGAGTGACGTCGAAGGGCAAGTGCACCGTCGACGACGTCGAGTACAAGGTCGAGAGCAACACCTACATCGTCGGCGACGACGAAGAGGTCATCGTCATCGACCCGGCGCACGACGCCGAGGCCATCCTCAAGAAGGTCGGCGACCGCGAGGTCATGGCGGTCATCTGCACCGATGGCCTGGACGCGCACCTGAACTGCGTGCTGGAGGTGGCCGCGGCCGGCGATGACGACCCCGACAACTGGGCCCCCATCGCCCTGCACCGCGGCGACCGGATCCTGTGGCGGGACTACTTCGCCCAGCTGGCCAAGGACGAGGAAGACGAAGAGGACGCCAAGGCGCTGCGGTCGCTGGAGCCGGACATCTGGCTGGAGGACGGCGGCACCTTCGAGATCGCCGGGGTCCAGCTGGATGTGATCCACACCCCGGGGCACACCCCCGGCAGCGTGGTCATCTACTGCGAGCAGCTGGGCGTGCTGTTCTCCGGCGACACGCTGCACCGCGGCCGGCCCGGCTCGGTCGGCGGGGTCTTCACCGACCTGCGCCGCCAGCTCAACTCGCTGGGCTCGCTGCTGACCCCGCTGCCCAAGGACACCAGGGTGCTGCCCGGCCAGGGCAAGGAGACCACCGTGGGCGATGAGGAGATCCGCTGGGAGAGCTGGGGCGCCCTCGCCCAGGAGAGCGACGGCTGA
- a CDS encoding Mrp/NBP35 family ATP-binding protein, which translates to MDAMSSPVTVDQVTKALATVIDPEIRKPITELDMVKSVDVAPDGTVRVAVYLTVAGCPMRERITKDTTEAVAKLPGVKSVQVELDVMSDEQRRALREKLRPGETVKEIPFAKPQSLTKVYAVASGKGGVGKSSVTVNLAAALASMGRKVGVVDADIYGHSVPRMLGVDGRPTKVDDMIIPPSAHEIKVISVGMFTAGNQPVVWRGPMLHRALQQFLADVYWGDLDILLMDLPPGTGDIAISVAQLLPAAEILVVTTPQQAAAEVAERAGAIAAQTHQRVAGVIENMSYLECAHCGERNEIFGSGGGQQVADALTRTLGVKVPLLGQVPLDTRLREGGDQGKPLVLSDPDATAAKELRAIAETLAGRSRGLVGRPLGLSPTRRG; encoded by the coding sequence ATGGATGCCATGTCCTCCCCTGTGACGGTCGATCAGGTGACCAAGGCGCTGGCCACGGTGATCGACCCTGAGATCCGCAAGCCCATCACCGAACTCGACATGGTCAAGAGCGTCGACGTGGCGCCGGACGGAACGGTGCGCGTCGCGGTGTACCTGACCGTGGCGGGCTGTCCGATGCGCGAGCGGATCACCAAGGACACCACCGAGGCGGTCGCCAAGCTGCCCGGCGTGAAGTCCGTCCAGGTCGAGCTGGATGTGATGAGCGATGAGCAGCGCCGTGCGCTGCGCGAGAAGCTGCGCCCGGGCGAGACCGTCAAGGAGATCCCGTTCGCCAAGCCCCAGTCGCTGACCAAGGTGTACGCGGTGGCCAGCGGCAAGGGCGGGGTCGGCAAGTCCTCGGTGACGGTCAATCTGGCGGCGGCGCTGGCCTCGATGGGCCGCAAGGTGGGCGTGGTGGACGCCGACATCTACGGCCACTCGGTGCCGCGGATGCTGGGCGTCGACGGCCGCCCCACCAAGGTCGACGACATGATCATCCCGCCGTCGGCGCACGAGATAAAGGTCATCTCGGTCGGCATGTTCACCGCCGGCAACCAGCCGGTGGTCTGGCGCGGCCCGATGCTGCACCGGGCGCTGCAGCAGTTCCTGGCCGACGTCTACTGGGGCGACCTGGACATCCTGCTGATGGACCTGCCGCCGGGCACCGGCGACATCGCCATCTCGGTGGCCCAGCTGCTGCCGGCCGCGGAGATCCTGGTGGTGACCACGCCGCAGCAGGCCGCCGCCGAGGTGGCCGAGCGGGCCGGGGCGATCGCCGCGCAGACCCACCAGCGGGTCGCCGGGGTGATCGAGAACATGTCGTATCTGGAGTGCGCGCACTGCGGTGAGCGCAACGAGATCTTCGGTTCCGGCGGCGGCCAGCAGGTGGCCGACGCGCTGACCCGCACCCTGGGGGTCAAGGTGCCGCTGCTGGGTCAGGTGCCGCTGGACACCCGGCTGCGCGAAGGCGGCGACCAGGGCAAGCCGCTGGTGCTGTCGGACCCGGACGCCACTGCCGCCAAGGAGCTGCGCGCCATCGCCGAGACGCTGGCGGGCCGTTCCCGCGGCCTGGTGGGCCGTCCCCTGGGCCTCAGCCCGACCCGGCGCGGCTGA
- a CDS encoding trypsin-like peptidase domain-containing protein, with the protein MTEDSRRSVDAPPHEDGHPAPGLAAGRHDEEPGTASGSAQDAPRVATDSDERAEPVDGRRDDLPRDLSEDDRSGDDSAHRSDDAPAGAGFAPPDDLGTSNDDKLLVSASPPVADEPVQGGYGSYGQPQPPCGEAPSFAPVAGAQGQGSGHPQPDSRPRPGFVPHDQPVGRPVGEPGGYGGYGWAAYRQDPPPPSGPPVSTAPPPPDALPLGQVGPPNWAPVPALPQQRRTPPSLGVLAAIGLIVALVAGAVGAGIGVMATGGDSSEAPPISLGGGGGGDSEPVKPRPPDSVAGIAQKVLPSVVTIRVSAGGEGGSGTGFIVNGGYIITNNHVVSSAARGGGQIEIVFHDKKTSPAEIQGRDPASDIAVLKPRTTHNLPALTLGDSDDLAVGDPVIAVGSPLGLDGSVTSGIVSALNRAVPTRGEGADAAVIPAIQTDAAINPGNSGGPLVNGKGEVVGINTAIVTLGGGLGEQGGNIGLGFAIPINHGRRIAEEIINTGSARRTMIGIGMDTTFPGPGVRIADREQNGVPPIVEGGPADKAGLKPGDIITAIDGQVVEDRADLSAAIQSKAPGTKVKVTFQRDGKEQTVEVTLAASD; encoded by the coding sequence ATGACCGAAGACAGCCGCAGGTCTGTCGACGCTCCGCCGCACGAGGACGGCCACCCCGCCCCCGGCCTCGCCGCCGGGCGGCATGATGAGGAACCGGGCACCGCGTCCGGCTCCGCCCAGGACGCCCCCCGGGTCGCCACCGACTCCGACGAGCGTGCCGAGCCGGTCGACGGCCGGCGGGACGACCTTCCCCGAGACCTCTCCGAAGACGACCGCTCCGGGGACGACTCCGCGCACCGGTCTGACGACGCCCCGGCGGGCGCCGGTTTCGCCCCGCCCGACGATCTCGGCACGTCGAACGATGACAAGCTGCTGGTGTCCGCCTCACCGCCGGTCGCGGACGAGCCGGTGCAGGGGGGATACGGGTCGTACGGGCAGCCGCAGCCTCCCTGCGGGGAGGCTCCCTCTTTCGCCCCGGTGGCCGGCGCCCAGGGGCAGGGCTCCGGTCACCCGCAGCCGGACTCCCGTCCGCGGCCCGGCTTCGTCCCGCACGACCAGCCGGTCGGCCGGCCGGTCGGTGAGCCCGGCGGGTACGGCGGATACGGCTGGGCGGCCTACCGCCAGGACCCGCCGCCCCCTTCCGGCCCGCCGGTGTCCACCGCGCCGCCGCCTCCGGACGCGCTGCCGCTGGGACAGGTCGGCCCGCCCAACTGGGCTCCCGTCCCGGCGCTTCCGCAGCAGCGCCGCACCCCTCCGTCGCTGGGGGTGCTGGCCGCCATCGGGCTGATCGTCGCGCTGGTGGCCGGGGCCGTCGGCGCGGGCATCGGGGTGATGGCCACCGGCGGCGACTCCTCCGAGGCGCCCCCGATCAGCCTGGGCGGCGGCGGGGGAGGCGACTCTGAGCCGGTCAAGCCGCGCCCGCCCGACTCGGTCGCCGGCATCGCCCAGAAGGTGCTGCCCAGCGTGGTCACCATCCGGGTGAGCGCCGGCGGCGAGGGCGGCTCCGGCACCGGCTTCATCGTCAACGGCGGCTACATCATCACCAACAACCACGTGGTGTCGTCGGCGGCCCGGGGCGGCGGCCAGATCGAGATCGTCTTTCACGACAAGAAGACCTCCCCGGCCGAGATCCAGGGCCGCGACCCGGCCTCCGACATCGCCGTGCTCAAGCCGCGCACCACCCACAACCTGCCGGCGCTGACCCTGGGCGACTCCGACGACCTGGCGGTGGGCGACCCGGTGATCGCCGTCGGCTCCCCCCTCGGCCTGGACGGCTCGGTGACCTCCGGGATCGTCAGCGCGCTGAACCGCGCGGTGCCCACCCGCGGCGAGGGCGCCGACGCCGCGGTGATCCCCGCCATCCAGACCGATGCGGCCATCAACCCCGGCAATTCCGGCGGCCCGCTGGTGAACGGCAAGGGCGAGGTGGTCGGCATCAACACCGCGATCGTCACCCTCGGCGGCGGCCTGGGCGAGCAGGGCGGCAACATCGGGCTGGGCTTCGCCATCCCGATCAACCACGGCCGCCGGATCGCCGAGGAGATCATCAACACCGGCAGCGCCCGGCGGACGATGATCGGCATCGGCATGGACACCACCTTCCCCGGTCCGGGGGTGCGCATCGCCGACCGGGAGCAGAACGGCGTGCCGCCGATCGTCGAGGGCGGCCCGGCCGACAAGGCGGGTCTGAAGCCCGGCGACATCATCACCGCCATCGACGGCCAGGTGGTGGAGGACCGGGCCGACCTGTCGGCCGCCATCCAGAGCAAGGCGCCCGGCACCAAGGTCAAGGTGACCTTCCAGCGGGACGGCAAGGAGCAGACGGTCGAAGTGACTCTCGCCGCCTCCGACTGA
- a CDS encoding HpcH/HpaI aldolase/citrate lyase family protein, giving the protein MRSRRSTLAVPGSNPRFIEKAQGLPADEIFLDLEDAVAPSAKEEARKNVVAALNEGDWDGKIRVVRINDLRTHWAYRDVIEVVEGAGAKLDCLMLPKVQEPDDVRWLDRLLTQIETAMGYPVGRIGIEAQIEDARGMTNIDAIAASSPRLETLIFGPGDFMASINMKTLVVGEQPPGYTEGDAYHYILMRILLAARAHDLQAIDGPYFNVRDVESFKRVARRSAALGFDGKWVLHPSQIEAANEVFSPTQEDYDHAELILDAYEYYTTVEGRGAAMLGDEMIDEASRKMALVIAAKGRAAGLRRTKFFQPPAD; this is encoded by the coding sequence ATGCGTTCGCGTCGATCCACTCTTGCGGTTCCCGGCAGCAACCCCCGTTTCATCGAAAAGGCCCAGGGCCTGCCCGCCGACGAGATCTTCCTGGACCTGGAGGACGCGGTCGCCCCGTCCGCCAAGGAAGAGGCCCGCAAGAACGTGGTCGCCGCGCTCAACGAGGGCGACTGGGACGGCAAGATCCGGGTGGTGCGGATCAACGACCTGCGCACGCACTGGGCCTACCGGGACGTGATCGAGGTGGTGGAGGGCGCCGGCGCAAAGCTGGACTGCCTGATGCTGCCCAAGGTCCAAGAACCCGACGACGTGCGCTGGCTGGACCGGCTGCTCACCCAGATCGAGACCGCCATGGGCTACCCGGTCGGCCGGATCGGCATCGAGGCGCAGATCGAGGACGCCCGCGGCATGACCAACATCGACGCCATCGCCGCCTCCTCGCCCCGGCTGGAGACGCTGATCTTCGGCCCCGGCGACTTCATGGCCTCCATCAACATGAAGACCCTGGTGGTGGGGGAGCAGCCGCCCGGCTACACCGAGGGCGACGCCTACCACTACATCCTCATGCGCATCCTGCTGGCCGCCCGCGCCCACGACCTGCAGGCCATCGACGGGCCTTACTTCAACGTCCGTGACGTGGAGTCCTTCAAGCGGGTGGCGCGGCGTTCGGCGGCGCTGGGCTTCGACGGCAAGTGGGTGCTGCACCCGTCCCAGATCGAGGCGGCCAACGAGGTGTTCTCCCCCACCCAGGAGGACTACGATCACGCCGAGCTGATCCTGGACGCCTACGAGTACTACACCACCGTGGAGGGACGCGGCGCGGCCATGCTCGGCGACGAGATGATCGACGAGGCGTCCCGCAAGATGGCCCTGGTGATCGCCGCCAAGGGACGGGCGGCCGGGCTGAGGCGCACCAAGTTCTTCCAGCCTCCCGCGGACTGA